Below is a window of Jonesiaceae bacterium BS-20 DNA.
TTGAGCCAGGTCAGTCAGAAACCGTAACCATCACCATGGCTGTTGAAGACATGGCGTCATACGACTACAAGGAAAACCGCGCGTACATCCTTGAAGCCGGAGACTACAAGCTCACGGTTCGCACCGACTCACACAACGTAGCCGCTGGCACCGAGGAACTGGTTTACACGGTTTCCCAGGACGTTGTTTACGACGGCGAGAACAAGCGTGCTTCAGACAAGACTGAAGTTACCAACCAGTTTGATGACGTATCCGAGGCATTCGTAGATGCACCGCAAGAGGGCAAGATCCTCAACATGTCACGTGCTGACTTTGCTGGCACCTTCCCAACCGCACCTACCAAGGATCTCTTGCAGGCATCGGACGCTACCGCTGAGGGCTTCAAGCCTTATGACGCAAAGGCTGCTGCTGAGGCATTTGACGGTAAGGCACCAGCCACCGGCAAGAACTCAGACCTGACGCTCATTGACATGCGCGGACTGGCCATTGATGACGCAAAGTGGGATGAACTGCTTGACTCGTTGACCATCGATGAGATGACCAACATGCTCCTCAATGGTGCATACCAGACGGCCGCAATTGTTTCGATTGCTAAGCCACTGACCACCGAGCTTGACGGTCCTGCTGGATTCTCCTCATTCATTAACGCTTCCATTAACGGAACCGCCTACCCATCCGAGTACCTGGTTGCCCAGACTTGGAACGTAGACATGGCCTACGCCATGGGTGAGATGCTCGGCCAAGAGGCCCTGTTCAAGGATGTTTCCGGTTGGTACGCGCCGGCTCTGAACCTGCACCGTTCACCATTTGCAGGACGTAACTTTGAGTACTACTCAGAGGACCCGTTCCTGTCCGGTGTTATGACGCTTGCTGCCTCAAACGGTGCAGCAACCAAGGGTCTGTACACCACGCTCAAGCACTTCGCTCTGAACGACCAGGAGATCAACCGTGTAAACAACGGTATTGCCACCTGGGCCAACGAGCAGACCATCCGTGAGATCTACTTGAAGCCATTCGAGATGGCCGTCAAGAACATCGAGATGCCAGTTCCTTACATTGCTGATGACAACGGCACGATCGAGGAGACCACGGTTGGTTCAACCGCTGTCATGAGCTCGTTCAACCGCATTGGTTCTGTTTGGGCAGGTGGCTCGGTTCCACTCATGGACACCGTGCTGCGTGGCGAGTGGGGCTTTGAAGGCTTTGTTATCTCAGACTTCAACCTCTACCGTTACATGAACCCAAACCAGTCAATTAACGCTGGTACGGACCTGACCTTGACCTTTGCTCCTTCGAAGTCATTCGATGACACCGAGTCAGCACTGGCCCAGACGGATATCCGCAAGGCTACCCACAACATCTTGTACACCGTTGCTAACTCCAACGCGATGAACGGGTTTGCTCCGGGAGCCACGGTTTCCTACAGCCCACCAATGTGGCGCTACATCCAGTACGGCGCATCCGGTGTACTTGGCTTGGGCGTACTCGTTGGAGCGGTTCTGGTTGGTCGCCGTGTTTCTAAGCACAACAAGGCGCAAGCAACCACTTCTGCTGCGTAGTATGAACTGAAGATGTGATGGGGCTGTCACTTGTGTGACGGCCCCATTACACGTTTTTCCCCAGGCTTTACGATGCCTCAACTAGGTTCGATCCTGAAGTTTGCCCCCGGCAGTACCCGGCTTTTCCCATAGGTTTGTCTTGGAAGGAACCCCAATGTTTGATCTCGTTGTAGTTGGTTCAGGTTTGTTTGGACTGACTATCGCTGAGCGTTGCGCAACGGAGCTTGACCTGAAGGTCTTGATCTTGGACCGGCGTTCGCACATTGGTGGTAATGCGTATTCGCATACCAATGAGGAGACGGGTATTGAGGTGCACCGTTATGGTGCGCACTTGTTTCACACGTCGAATAAGCGGGTGTGGGAGTACGTGAATAGGTTTACTTCGTTTACGGATTACACCCACCATGTGTATACCTGCCATAAGGGCGAGGTGTATCCCATGCCTATTAACTTGGGGACGATTAATCAGTTCTTTCGCTCGGCGATGGGCCCGGATGCTGCCAAGCAAATGATTCAGGAGCAGGCGCAAGAGCTGAACGGTAAGACGCCGGAGAACCTTGATGAGAAGGGTGTCTCTTTGATTGGTCGGCCGTTGTATGAGGCGTTTATTCGTGATTACACGGCTAAGCAGTGGCAGACGGATCCGACTGAGCTTTCGCCTTCGATTATTGCCCGGTTGCCGGTGCGGTATACGTATGACAACCGGTATTTCAGTGACACCTGGGAGGGCCTGCCCACCGATGGGTATACGGCTTGGTTGGAGCGGATGGCTGAGCACCCTAATATTGAGGTGCGTCTAGATACCGACTTCTTTGACTCGACCCAAGAGTTTTCTAAGCAGCACATTGCCGGTGAAATTCCGGTGATTTACACCGGTCCGCTGGATCGCTATTTTGATTACGCAGAGGGTGACCTTGCGTGGCGTACGTTGGACTTTGAAGAAGAGGTCTTGGATACCGGTGATTTCCAGGGGACCTCGGTGATGAATTACCCGGACCCTGATGTTGCTTACACCCGGATCCACGAGTTTAGGCACTTTCACCCGGAGCGGGAGTACCCTAAGGATAAGACGGTGATCATGCGTGAGTTCTCCCGTTTTGCTACTCGTCAAGACGAGCCGTACTACCCGGTTAATACCGCTGAAGATCGCACCAAGCTTGAGGCCTACCGCAAGCTCACCGAGCAAGAAGACCTGGTGTGGTTTGGTGGCCGCCTGGGCACCTATCAGTACCTAGACATGCACATGGCCATCGGTTCGGCCCTGTCCATGTTCGACAACAAGATTGCCCCGTACTTCCAAGAGCAAGGAACAATCAAACCGGAACTCAGCTATGTAGGGGCTGACCAGTAGTATCGTTTGATGCCCTTAATATAGTTTTCGGAGCGGGCCAGTAAGGGATTCTTGAGAAGTGCGTTGAGATCTGAGTTGTCGCGTAACCAGTGTTCTTGCTGTGGGTAAAGGTATCCAAAGAGTTTGCAAATATCATCCACAATACCGTGAGCGCTTCTACGTAATGGGAGCTTGTTGGGTCCCTTTGTCACCCCCGTTTGAGGGAAACCGAAAACAACAGGTTCACAGTGGTTGATACGATTCCTTGCCCAGTTGAAACGTTGTGCTAGCTGGTGAAAGTTGTTCCGAGAGGGTGGGGTATCAAAACCGGTGCGAGCCTGAAACGCTGCATGTAGCCCGTTATCTGGTATCCAGAGATTCTGCTCGTATCTAACCGGGACACCGTTGTCATAATCACCTTGGCTCAAGAGATTTATCCAAGCGCCTAAGTTTAATCCAGCAATAATATCGCCCGCAGGAATTTGGTCGAACGTGAGAGCTGCGTTTCCTTTTGCGTTGCGGACTGACTTGAGCGTTGTATTCAGTTGCTCTGCAAATAAGGAATCTTTGAGCCACGAGCCGGATGCATACCATTTAGGTCCTAAGAGGTGCGTCAATTGACGGTGCATACTTTCTCGCATTGTTATTTCGACGTGCCGAAAGAGACCGTGAATACGTGATGCAAGTTCCGAGTCTAAAATATAAAGTTCCACTGCCCGCGCTTCGTTTCCTTGCACAGCTCGGCGGAAGTTTTGCATACGCTCTTTGGGGATTGAAGTTTGAAATCCCCGAATGATGTTGCTTGGCGGTTGCGTGATCACCATGTAACCCTATAGCCTAAAGTAGTAATCCCGAGGGTTGCTCAGCAATGAGCGGCTTGCCTCATTAGGGTTTTTTAGAGAAGACATCGTATAGCATACCTAGGTATGTTGCCGGTGTCTTTTCGCTTTCCGGGTGTGCGGCGAGTTTATTAGGGGTTCCTTGGCTGACGATCGTCTGCGGTTGTTACTTCTATACTAGACGTGTAGTCCCCGGAACTGGCCTCTCCCGACTTGAGCGGTGAAGGCTCCGGGGTTCTTCTTTTGCCCTAGTAGCATTACCTCGACGGTAAAACACCAATCTCGCGGGAGCGGACTACACTCCAAGGCCACCCTGCTACTGTCGCCACAATAAAGTAGGTCATGACAGGCAGCTAAGGCATCGGCGCAGAGCACCCTGAGACTGTGCCCTTTCCCTCTTAGACAGCCAACTCGGCGTGTAGGTAGAGGTATCCAACATTTAAGGGGTAGATTTCTGCTGTGCTTATACACCGTCAATGTTCCCGTACCGCCTGCGCGGACCCCGCAGTTGCAACACTGACGTACGTGTACTCAGATTCAACTGCTGTTCTTGGTCCGCTTGCGGCGACCGCTGAGCCACACAACTACGATCTCTGTGACCGTCACGCCGGCCGTTTGACGGCCCCGCGTGGTTGGAACGTGCTTCGGGTTGGTCCTTCGGACCAGGATTATGCAGGCAAGGTTGATCCGCAGATTTCTGCTGAGGAAGCTGAGCAGGAGAAGTTCCGCCAGCGCCAGGTTGAACTTTCCACACCACTTTCAAAGCCTGACGATGACTGGGCCGCGTTAGCGGATGCCGTTCAGCCCGCAATTCAGCCGCCAGTACCGCAGCCGCCTGCGCCGCCGCAGATGCCGGCGCAGGGTTTCCGTAACCCGGCTAGGGCACTTGAGGCTTCCGCTCCCACACTGAGCCGGGGCGAGTTTGAAAACCCCAAGCACGCGTTGCAGACCGCTTCACGCGATCCGCAGGAGATTACTCGTCGTGGCCACCTGCGCGTTTTGCGCGGCGAGGGCTAGACCCAGAGTCTCGCGGTATTTTCGGCTAGTTCCTTGCGAACATGCGCCGTTGAGTAGTAGTTGGTGCGCACAAGGTGACAGAAGCATGAATTTGTTGTCTGCTGGAAGTGCGCATTACATATTTAAAGTTCCAGCACAGTAGGCTGGCCTCATGGGAAATGAACAGGTGACACCCGTGCATGATCTTTCAGCACTTATTAAGTCCTATGACGTGCGGGGTCTTGTGGCTTCGCAATTTACCCCCGAGGTTGCCAAGGCTATTGGCGCCGCGTTTGCGACGGTGGTTGTGATTCCAGATTCGGGCGATGCTGGCGATGCCACCCCGAGCGACCTGGATAAGGCCACCGAGCGACCGCGCGTAGTTATTGGCCGGGACATGCGTGACTCGGGTCCGGCTCTGGTTGCGGCATTTGCCGAGGGCCTGACTGAAGCTGGCGTTGACGTCCTTGATATTGGTCTGTGTTCCACGGATGGCCTGTACCACGCGTCTGGAATCTTTAATATCCCCGGTGCGATGTTCACAGCTAGCCACAATCCAGCGGAGTACAACGGCATTAAAATGTGCCGCGCGGGTGCCAGCCCTGTTGGTCAAGATTCAGGCCTGAGCCGGATCCGTGAGCTCGCTGAGCAGTACCTGCAGTATGGTCTGCCGGGTGCCGCTACCCAGTACGGTCAGGTTTCCCAGCGAGAGACACTTGGCGCATACGCCAAGTTCCTGCGTGACTTGGTAGATATTTCCGGCAACCGCAAGCTGAAAGTCGTTGTCGATGCCGGTAACGGTATGGGCGGACTGACCGTTCCAGCGGTGCTGGGAACGGCCGCCGGCCTAGCTGAATTGCCCCTTGAAATTGTGCCTCTGTACTTTGAACTTGATGGCACGTTCCCTAACCATGAGGCCAACCCACTTGAGCCTGCCAACTTAGTTGACCTGCAAAAGGCCGTCGTTGAGCACCAAGCAGACATTGGTTTGGCTTTCGATGGTGACGCTGACCGTTGCTTTGTTGTTGATGAGCTAGGACAGCCGGTCAACCCTTCCTCAATCACCGCCCTAGTGGGTCTGCGTGAGGTCGCCAATGAGCGCGACGAGGGCCGTGAACCAACGATCATTCATAACCTGATCACCTCAGCTGCGGTGCCTGATCTCATGAAGCAGGCTGGTGCTAAGGTAATCCGCTCCCGCGTGGGCCACTCCTTTATCAAGGCCCTCATGGCTGAGCACGGCGCCGTATTTGGTGGAGAGCACTCGGCTCACTACTACTTCCGGGACTTCTTCTTTGCAGATACCGGCATGCTTGCCGCGCTGCACGTATTGGCAGCACTGGGGGAGCAGGACCACCCCATGTCCGCTATTTCCGAGATCTACGCTCCGTACATCTCAAGCGGCGAAATCAACTCGACCATCACCGATGTACCAGCCGCAGTTGCCCGCGTTGTTGACGCCTACGTCACCAAGAAGGGCGCTGGCGACGTTGAAGTTGATGAACTCGACGGCCTGACTGTTTCGCACTGGAACTCTCACCCGCAGTGGTGGTTCAACCTGCGTGCCTCAAACACTGAGCCGCTGCTACGCCTCAATGTGGAAGCAGCCGATGAAGACATCATGGAAAAGGTCCGGGACGACGTTCTCGCGCTAATCCGCCAAGACAACGCGTAAACCCAAGCACTGCGCTTGTTAACTCAGCGCATCCCGCACCACCAAGAAGGAACTTATTGTGTCTAATAGCCTCATCAGCGATTCAAACAGCTGGGTCCGACAGATCCTACGCTGCCCAGTAACCGGTGCCACCCTCATCGATGGTGAAGGCCCCAACGGAGAGCCAGAACTGCATTCTACAGACAAGAAGAATCCTCTGGCTTACCCAATCCGTGAAGGTATCCCAGTGTTGCTAGAAAGCGATGCTCGCAGCCTCTAGGTTTTTATTGAGGCTGAGTAGTACCGCTCACCTTGAACCAAATCAATTTTGTTTCCCCCTTTTGGAGTACCAAGGTGAGTAGTAGCCAGACACAGGCACTAAGCCAATCTGAGCCAGCAGTACACAAGCGCCCAACAGTGATGCGTAAAGACATCCAAGCTTTACGAGCACTCGCAGTAGGGCTAGTAGTGATTTATCACCTGTGGCCCAAGCGGCTAACTGGTGGATTCATCGGAGTGGACGTCTTCTTCGTCATTTCTGGCTTCCTCATCACCAGCCACCTTATTGCCAAGCCGCCAAAATCGCTGAAGGACTTTGGCGAGTTCTGGGGCCGGCGTATTAGGCGCCTCTTGCCAATCGCGTTCCTAGTGATGGCCTTAACCGCAATTGGAGTCTATTTTCTAGCCCCCGTTTCCCAATGGGCGGCGTCTGGGAGACAGCTCATCGCTTCTGCATTCTATGTGCAGAACTGGTCACTAGCGGGTGAGGCTGTTGACTACTTGGCGGCTGACAACGTTCCAACCGCGCTCCAGCACTATTGGTCGCTGTCCGTAGAAGAACAGTTCTATATTTTCTGGCCGTTATTCCTAGGAATTTTGGCGTTCTTTGCTGCTCGTCAGCGATTCCTCAGTGCGAAGCTCTTTTCTGGTATTGGTGTCTCTCTGCTGATCACAGCATCCCTTGCATGGTCGTACTACCTCACGCAAACCAGCCCCGGCGAAGCATATTTTGTTACTACCACCCGTATGTGGGAGCTGGCTTTCGGTGGCTTTGGCGCCTTCATCTTTGCTTGGGTAACCCGCATCTTGGGGAATCGTAATCAATTGAAGTCCGTCCTATCTTGGGCCGGTATTCTCATGATCATGTATGCCGCTATCACCTATGACGCCACCACGGCATTCCCCGGCGTATCAGCAATGATTCCCGTACTAGGAACAGTCCTAGTGTTGGTTGTAAATGCAGAGTCGACAGTTGCTAGCCCGACGTGGTTTGCAAGTAATACGCCTACTCAGCATCTGGGCGACATCTCATACGGGATTTACCTATGGCACTGGCCAATTATCGTGCTGCTACCCGGTCTAATTGGGGAAACGCTCAAGTGGCCCCACAAGCTGGTCGTCTTGATTGTAATCATTGCTCTTGCGAGTGCTTCGAAATACCTTATCGAAGATCCATTCCGCAAGCGGAATGCGTTTGGTAAGAAGCTCTCGGGCTCGTACATCTTTGCAATTTCTGGCATGTGCATACTTGCAATTGGTGCAGTCTTTCTCATGCAGCAAGCAGATAGGGCTGAGGCAAGATCTACCGAACTTGCCCAGGAAGCCGAAAAGGCCGCAGGAGACTGCTTTGGCGGGAACGCTCTAGTCACCGAAGGGTGTGTACCACACGGTGAATCTCTATTGACTCAGCCAAACTTCATTGCCCAAGACAAGCCTGCCCCGTACACGGATGGCTGTTGGGTCGATGGAGATTTATCTGACCAGAAGACGTGCATCTATGGTGCTGATCCCAAGACAGCAGATGCACACGTTGCACTGGTTGGTAACTCCCACGGGGGACATTGGCTTCCTGCACTGGAGGTTATCGCAAAGAAGAACAATTGGAGCATTGAAACGTTTTTAGCTTCAGAATGTTTCACAGTACTCGAGAAGATTCAATTCGAATCAGAAGAGTCTGCTCAAAACTGTTTGAAGTGGAACGAACGAGTAGTTAATACAATTGCAGACGGCAACTATGACTCAGTGGTCATATCTAACAGGACGTATCGAGTGCTGCCAGGCATGGACCGTACACAAACCCGAGCTGCTACGGTTCCTCTTTACGAAGAGGTCTTAGGTATTTGGGAAGAGGCCGGTGTTCCAGTCCTAGTTATCAGGGATACCCCTTATGCGGATGTGAAGAACGTGCCCGTGTGTGTTGACGAGAACAGGGATGACCTCTCAGCCTGCGACGGTGACCGATCTCGAGAAGTCCCTGACCCCCTTGCAGAGGCCTCAATGAACGTCGCATCTAACAGGATCGCGACACTCGATCTGACTGATCGCATTTGTCGAGATGACATTTGCTATTCAGTGGTGGGTGGAGTCATCGTCTATTTTGATGCTGGTCACCTATCTGCAACTTTTGCAAGGTCATTGGCTGACCCTATTGGCAGTAAGTTGGAGGATCTTGTAGAGAGAAAACAATCGTTCTGATTGTGATGCTCAGGGATTCATCGCCTGATACGTCCAGTAGTCGAACTAACACTTTGTAAACTGAATGAATCATTGCATAAATGGTAGATTTTAGATGAATTCTTGGTAACAGTCTCGCTCGACCGGGACGCCGCGTCAATAAGGAAAACTGTAAATGACTATCGAAGCCCTCCCAATAATCACTGGGTATGGCCAGTCCTATGCTGACAATGCTGGACAGAAGAAACCTGTTATTTCAGTAATAGTTCCGATGTACAGGGTTGCAGAGTATTTAGCGGACCTTTTTGCTTCGATTGACGCTCAGATTCCAGGTGACTTTGACCTCGAGTTTATTTTTGTCGACGATGGATCTCCCGATAATTGTGCTGAACTCGCTCATACATGGCTGAAATCCAAAAGCAAGAACGGGATAGTCATTGAGAAGGCAAACGGAGGGGTTAGTAGTGCCCGTAATGCAGGTTTAGAAGTTGCACGAGGCAGTTGGGTTGCCTTCCCGGATCCGGACGACTTGTTGAGTGAGAATTTCTTTGAAAGTATCGCCCGGCAGATAGCAACTGAAGATTACAATTCAGTGAATGTAATTGCGGCCAATCTACAACGCTATTTCGAAAACGGGGGTGAAATAAAAGACAATCACCCGTTAAATTTCAAATTCAAATCAGGCAACGATTTAGTAGATCTAACGCTAGAACCGCACTATATTCAGTTGTCCGCAGCAACCGCAGTCTTCCGGAAGAGTCACATTGACAGACATAGTATTAGGTTCGATACCGAACTAAGAGCGTCCGAAGACGCAGTTTTTCTACTCGAGGTACTATCTAGATCAGACAAAGCGCTTCTAGGAATCAATGCGGATTCTGTTTACTATTATCGCAAACGTGAAGCTGGAACGAGCGCTCTGGATACACTCAGCCAAAGTTCAACCTCTTATGTTGAACGACTTGAACAAGGCTATTTGCGTGTCTTTAATCAAATAAGGCGTACGAGTGGTCAAATACCTAACTGGATGATGAGTACGATTCTCTACGAGTTTCGGTGGCTTTTTGGAGCAGAGAACTCTATTCAGAACAAGGAAACTGTCTTGGGAGTTGAGGGACGTGCACGCTTCCTAGAAGTTGTGACACAGTTGCTTTCACATGTTTCAAAGGATGCGATTCTAGGCTATAGAACTACCTGGATGAGTTGGGAAATACGCATTCTTCTGCTTGCTCTAAAGGGCGAAGAGAATCCAGACCGTCAAGTTTATGTAACTGACCGAAATCACGAAAATAATTCATTCCGACTAGCCTACTGGTACACGGGTGAATTGCCTGATGAGAGATTTGTGGTTGCGGGCAGACGGGTGACCCCAATCGCCGCGAAGATACAAACTCTCGACTACTTCGGGCAGCGACTGCTAAAGCTCAGGGTCGTATGGTTGCCGGGCGCTGGTGACACAATGGTGTTTTTGGATGGTTCCCCTTGGCCGGTGAGCCTCAAAGCCCCGCATATTACTCAGTATTCCGCAACTGAGAAGGACTTCAAGAAGAAATTTCAGAGTAGCGAGCCATTGGAGATCACCGAGGGGCAAAGACGATACACGAAACGTCGCGGTCTGAAGTGGCATCTTCATCGGGCTTACGCTGAGTGGTACGCAGCAAAGTTCGCGGACAAGGTAGTTTCGAAACTCTCAATAGAAGAACTCTATGGAGCAACTGGTGGCAAGTTGGCGCAAATCCGACGAGTGGCTTGGGAAAAATCATCTGTTGCCAAGTATGGCAATGCTTGGGTGTTCATGGACCGATTGGGTCAGGCACAGGATAATGCTGAGCATTTATACCGCTGGGTCCGCGTAAACTCTCCGGAAACTAACATTTGGTTTGTCTTGGAGAAGGACTCACCTGATTGGCCTCGTTTAGCGCAGGAAGGTTTTAACCTCGTAGAGTTTCGCGGTTTGGAACACTATAAGCTGATGATGAATGCAATCAATCTGATTTCATCGCATTTGGACTACGACTCTGTTGAACCGATTCCCCGCTGCTTCTACATAAATTCAGTACGCCCTTGGAAATTCACTTTTCTCCAGCACGGCATAACGAAAGATGACTTGTCGCTCTGGTTTAACGAGAAGAAGATCGATCTATTTATAACCTCGACAGTCCCAGAGTTTGAATCACTTGTTGCTGACAATACTAACTATTCACTCACCAGTAATGAGGTGAAGAATACTGGCATGCCGCGGTTTGATGCACTCCAGCGAAAAGCGAGATCTGCCCAGAAAGATATCTTGTTAGTAGCACCAACTTGGCGTAACTACTTGTTAGAAAGCAAGGCAGGGTTGCGCGCGGAGAGATCACTAATAGAAGGTTTCAGGGAAACTGACTACTTCAGAAACTGGAACTCAGTTCTTTCGGATCCGTTGCTCGTCGACTTCGCAGAAAAGCAAGGCCTGGACCTCGTATTTCTACCGCACCCAGCGCTGATGGAGATAATTGGTGAGATTGAATTGCCGGAGAAGATTCGAGTTGCTTCCTACGCCGATGGTGACATTCAAGATCTGTTTGTGAGGACCAAGTTTGCGATTACTGACTACTCGTCGATTGGATTTGACTTGGTCTATGCCGGATCCCGCCTTGTATATTTCCAGTTCGATCGGGAAGTTATCCACGGTAAGGGCCACACGATGCGTGAAGGGTACTTTTCGTATGATCGAGACGGTTTTGGGCCAGTCGCTTTAGACCCAGAGTCTGTCTTTGAAAAACTGACTAGTATTGCAGGAGAGATGTCGGAATTGTACGAATCACGCACCGATGCGCTTCAATGGCATCAAGATGAACGAGCATGTGAACGTGTTTACGAAGCAGTTGTTTCGTTGCATGCCGTTTCTGACTGAATTGAATAGTAATCTACTCGACCAATGCAGCTTCGGGCTGAATTTGTTTGGGCAGGAGATTTGGGTTTAGACGAATCAATGTTCAGGAAGTTAAAGAGATTTTGAGTAGTGATTGTGCTCATTGATTTCGAAGTACGCTGGGAAGTGGTTTGGTGGATAAGGTTGGTGCTTGAAGCCAAAGTCTTCGCCTCCGAAACCAGCATATCGTCACGAAATGGACCAAACTCACCCTAAAGTGGTGGAAGGAACTCTCCAAGTGAAACTGAAATTCTCTGTGGTCGTACCTTTATTCAAGGTAGAAGAGTACATCCAAGATCTTCTAGACTCGTTCGCTCTGCAGGAGTCGGGTGGCTACGAAATTGAGTACATCTTCATCGATGATGGCTCTCCAGATGCATCAGGTGACATCGTTGAAGAGTGGATTTCGAAGTCATCCTTGCCGGCATACTTGATCCGTCAGGAGAATCAAGGTGTAAGTGCTGCGCGGAATGCTGGTATCGAAGCCGCTACTGGTAATTGGATTACGTTTCCCGATTCGGATGATTTTGTTGATCGCTCATACTTCAAGAATGTTGCCGAGTTCATCGGAAAGACTTCGAAGGATGAAGTGACGATTATCGCCGCCAATATCGTGCGTTATTTCGATGAGGGCAAGTTTTTCAAGAACTCGCATGCACTGCGTTTCAAATTTGCGAAGGGAAACGCGGTCGTTGATATTGAACAGAACCCGGAGTTCATTCAGCTGAGCGCACCTACAACTTTTTACCGAACAGATGAACTCAAGAGTTCTGGCATTCGGTTTCGTGTTGGACTA
It encodes the following:
- a CDS encoding CDP-glycerol glycerophosphotransferase family protein, giving the protein MTIEALPIITGYGQSYADNAGQKKPVISVIVPMYRVAEYLADLFASIDAQIPGDFDLEFIFVDDGSPDNCAELAHTWLKSKSKNGIVIEKANGGVSSARNAGLEVARGSWVAFPDPDDLLSENFFESIARQIATEDYNSVNVIAANLQRYFENGGEIKDNHPLNFKFKSGNDLVDLTLEPHYIQLSAATAVFRKSHIDRHSIRFDTELRASEDAVFLLEVLSRSDKALLGINADSVYYYRKREAGTSALDTLSQSSTSYVERLEQGYLRVFNQIRRTSGQIPNWMMSTILYEFRWLFGAENSIQNKETVLGVEGRARFLEVVTQLLSHVSKDAILGYRTTWMSWEIRILLLALKGEENPDRQVYVTDRNHENNSFRLAYWYTGELPDERFVVAGRRVTPIAAKIQTLDYFGQRLLKLRVVWLPGAGDTMVFLDGSPWPVSLKAPHITQYSATEKDFKKKFQSSEPLEITEGQRRYTKRRGLKWHLHRAYAEWYAAKFADKVVSKLSIEELYGATGGKLAQIRRVAWEKSSVAKYGNAWVFMDRLGQAQDNAEHLYRWVRVNSPETNIWFVLEKDSPDWPRLAQEGFNLVEFRGLEHYKLMMNAINLISSHLDYDSVEPIPRCFYINSVRPWKFTFLQHGITKDDLSLWFNEKKIDLFITSTVPEFESLVADNTNYSLTSNEVKNTGMPRFDALQRKARSAQKDILLVAPTWRNYLLESKAGLRAERSLIEGFRETDYFRNWNSVLSDPLLVDFAEKQGLDLVFLPHPALMEIIGEIELPEKIRVASYADGDIQDLFVRTKFAITDYSSIGFDLVYAGSRLVYFQFDREVIHGKGHTMREGYFSYDRDGFGPVALDPESVFEKLTSIAGEMSELYESRTDALQWHQDERACERVYEAVVSLHAVSD